The Fulvia fulva chromosome 1, complete sequence region GGGCTTATCGTTAGTATTGCTGCTTGTGTATGTTGATGTGGGTCTTTTCTGACGTTCTCTGTAGGTAACAGGCAGCAAGAATGTACCAGTTCACGGCGGGGTTCAGAGACAAAGGCCGAGTCTCTTGCCGTCGATTGTTCCTCCTGTCTTCAGACTTCACACATGAGCTGCGGCCCGCCATCTGTCAATGACTGGCAGAACTCACTGCCTACTCCGGGAAGCGATGGTGCCATGAGCCTCGTACCACGGACACAAGTCACACCACTCCATTGGAACACTATACCGGAGCCGACACAATTGGATTGCAACTGGCTATCACTGGGTGAAGTAAGACGACTTGAAGTTGAAGTTACACGATCAACACAAGCTGATCTTGTACCTAGCCATACCAAAGCCCCAACGCCCTGCACAACACACTCTCCTTCAAAGACCCCGATACCAGCTTTGATCATGTGTGGCGCAGGCCGCGCTCGTACTCCCTCAAGACAGCTCTACATCTAGCCGCAGAGAAAGGCTAATCCCAGTCCGTGGAGGAAGTCCTGCAGACCAGTGAAGCCAACATTGATGCAGCTGATGCCGAAGGCAACACAGCACTTCACTTATCAGCTCGTGGTGGCCATCTGTCAGTGAGCCAGATCCTTATACAACATGGTGCTACGATCACAGCTCGGAATAGTTCAGGCTATACGCCCTTGCATTGTGCGGTTGAGACATACTCACACGCTGTCGTGAGGCTGTTGATAGAGCGGGGCGTTGATGTTAATTTGACGGTTGGGCATTCGAATTTTCAGCTGCAATGATACCATAGTGTAACACTTCTCTTCATGCAGATGATGAAGACACATGTCAAGGCTCTCTGTGAATCTCTGTAAATTCCATCACTCCGCACGAGTTGCCAAGTTCCTTATGTCCCATCATCAGGTCAGCGCACTGATATCCATCTCGAGAGACACGAAGCGCTCGTCAGTAGCGAAAGCCATCACAGAGCCTTGAAAGAGAAAGTAAGAACCAAGACGATGAGTAGACCAGGGAACAGCGCCAATAGCGCATTATGCATTGCCACATCACGCCAGAACGCCATCACCTAATGTACAGCCTCCCATCCTTGGGGAACTTTTGATGCAGACAGTCATTCATGCATGCTCGGCCGTCATAGTCGCACAGTAGTCATCTTCAACCTTCGCTTCATGGCACGCCACAGGGAACAAGGAAGCCCGTGCTCCGCAGCTTGCCAGGCCTGATGCGCTCGACAATAGGGGTTCTCAACAACACTTAGTCATCAAAGCTCTGTTTCTTTCCACTGCAAAAAGTTAGTCATGCTCATGTAGCTCGTGGGTCGTTACTTCCCTGAAATCTCCGAAACCTCCGCGGTTAGTAGATCCACCACCACGGCCACCGCGAGGAGCACCTACACAGAAGGGTGTTAGCCATACTCAAACTTCACGTGGCAACCGCGACTAAGCTGGGGATGCCGCGCGCATGTGTCAGACAGATGATGCCTCTGCCTTTCGGAATCACTCACCACGCCCCCTACCACCTCCACGGTCGCCAAATCCTCCACGCCCACGTCCGCCTCTCCCACCCCTGTCACCGAATCCGCCTCGGGACCCTCCACGACCTCCACCGCGGCCTCCGCCGAAGCCGCCATCCTCACGGGGTGGTCTGGGAGTGCTGTAGTCCAGACGGATCGCGCGACCGGCGATGTCGACGCCAGCAAGGTTCTCCATGGCAGACTTGGCCTCCTCGATGGAGCTGAACTCGACGTATCCGAAACCCTTTGGTGCGCCAGTCTCACGGTCGGTTGGAAGACGGACACCATTGACAGAGCCGTACTCCTGGAAGACCTCGGTGACCATGTCCTGGGTGGCATCAAAGCTAATGTTGCCAACGAAGAGAGTGGCGGAAGGTTGGCTCTCCTTGTCGCCGTATTGTTGACGACGGTCGTTGCTGCGCTGCTGTGGGGTCTGGCCGTTGTTGTTCTGGGTGCGTGGGGTGCCTAGGTCGACACGGATGTTACGTCCATCGAGCTCAGCACCGTTCTTTGCCTCGAGTGCCTTGGCGGCATCGTCGGCGCTCTCAAACTCGACGTAACCGTAGCCCTTGCTGCGGCCACTGTCACGGTCAGTGATGACACGGACAGCTTGGATGGCACCGAACTCCTCGAACTCGCGGGTGAGCCACTCCTCGTCAACGCTCCAGCTGAGGTTGCCGACGAAGAGGTTGCCGGTGGCGGCAGGGTCCTCAGTCTTGGTCTTCTTGGATGTCTCCTCTTGCTCGGCCTCAGCCTTGCGCTTCTTGCTCTCGACTGGCTTTGGCTTCTCTTCCTCGGACTCATCATCGTCGCTCGATTCGTCGGAGTCGTCAGAGTCATCGGCCTCAGCGCCGGCCTTGGTAGCTGGTTTCTCATCATCAGAGTCGGAGCTGTCATCATCATCCTCCTCTTCGTCAGACGACTCGGCCTTGGCCTTGCCGTTGGTCTTGGGGGCGGCAGCAGCCTTCTTTGATGCTGGCTCGTCGTCGGACTCGTCGGAGTCATCGGAATCGTCGCTGTCGGAGTCGTCCTTTGCTGGTGCCTTGGCAGTGCCGTTTACTTTTGCGGCTGGCTTAGCCTCCTCCTCGCTCTCGCTGTCATCAGATGAGTCGTCAGAGTCGTCCTTGGCAGCAGCCTTCTTCGCGACGCCGTTGGCCTTCTTCGGCGCTGGCTTGGTCTCCTCCTCGCTATCAGAGCTGGCGGAGCTGGCGCTGGTGTCCTCGTCATCGTCGTCGCTGGATGATGGAGTCGGTGCCTTCTTCTTGCTCTTCTTCTCGACCGCCTTGGCAGTCTTCTTTGCAGTCTCCTTTGAGGATGACTTGGCCTCCTTTGCAGGCTTGGTGACGCGCCCGGCCGACACCTTCTCGGACTTGCTGGCCTTGGCCGCCTTCACAGGCGCCGCAGCGACAGCCTTCTTGCTGGTGCTCTTGTCCTTAGCCATTGCTAAAGTGCTGGATGTCTATGATAAGGGTCTGCCACAGGAGTCAGTATAATGTCAAGCGACAATATGTAGAAGCCGTGCAATGCCGGCGTGAAGTCTCGTGGTAAAGCCCTCGTCTCAGAAGCCCAGCGGACAATGACGCAAGCGTCAGTCCTCGACAGTGACTGTCGTTCGTGGTAGCAGCAAAAGCCCTCGGGCGACAACAGTCGCTTTCAAAGCCCTCAGAACAGCCCGACTGGACAGCCACACAAGGTGGAATCCTCTCAAAAGCCCTCAGAAAGAGTCTCACGCGAAGTGAGTTTGCAACGCCGACGGCAAGAACGAGTCTTGCTTGGAGCCCACAGGTCGCGCCGAGTCGAGGCAGTGTGTTCCCACAAGAGCCGAGCTCGCTGCAACTGATGATCCGACTGCCCACTGAGACTGGTCACGCAAGGCGACTCGAGTCTGTCAATATGCCACGCCCACAAGCGCACAACAATGTGTGCGAAAGCTCGATCACGGCGGCGCCGAGGCGACAAAGTGAAGGAGGATGAAGAGCCAACGAACCGATGTGTGTAGTGCGCAAAGACGCAATGAATGTCAACAGGTGATGCTGACAGTAGGAGCCGACGTGAGTATGCAACAACACTCTTTGCGATGGTGGTGGAATGAGCAGAATTAGAAATGCGAACGAGGCAGGCGAGCTTTTATCCCAAGCTTTCTGCTAGCGTGGAGAAGGAACTTTTTTGCAGTGGCAGGTGCGTCAAGTTCAGGGCCCCTCGGCGATGATTCCGACTGGGCGGCTGCTTCATGCAAGATTGACCCACTCGCCAATGCCTGCCCCGAGATGCGCTTCATGGTGCTTCATGGCGCTTCATCAGCAGCAGCCAACAGCAAACAACAAGATAGTCTCGGACAGTTCACACACTACTGTCGAGCTCGCTGCTATGCTGACAACATACCATCGATATCACTAACACAGCATGGCTAACAGCCATCGACCCAGGAAGAGGAGACGTAACGAGATTTCCTCCAGCAGCTCCAATGGCACTATCGCAGTCGACCCTGCAACCAAAAGAGATACACCAGCTTTCCCTTTGGTCGCCTTTCTCTGGCCTGCCAAAGGCAACACTGTCTCACAATGGGTAGTATTGCCCTGCGTGCTCTTAGTCATCGGCCTCTTCCGATGGTGTACAGCAATATGGCCATATTCTGGAATGGGCGTACCTCCTCTGTTCGGTGACTTTGAAGCCCAACGGCACTGGCTTGAAATCACGATCATTCTTCCAGTCACGCATTGGTACTTTCACGACACAACCTGGTGGGGTCTGGACTATCCACCATTGACTGCCTACCACTCCTGGATCTTGGGCCAGGTCGGCTCTTTCATCAACAAGGACTGGTTTGCACTTTACCAATCACGAGGGCTGGAGACTCCGGATCTCAAGGTCTTCATGCGAGCGACCGTCTACGTCTCTGAACATTTGGTCTACGTTCCAGCAGTCATCATTTGCGTCAGGAACCTCGCTAAACTGCACACCATCAACTCGTGGGAATCAACAATCGCTCTGACGGCCATTCTCATGCAGCCAGCGACTATCCTAATCGATCACGGCCACTTTCAGTACAACACCGTCATGTTGGGTCTGATCGTCGCCGCAATTTCGAGCATGATTGCTGGTCGAAACTTGTGGGCTTGCATCTTCTTCGTAGGAGCACTTGGATTCAAGCAAATGGCTTTGTTCTACGCTCTCATCGTCGCTGCCTATCTCGCAGGCTCATGCGTCAGCCCGAAGCTCAATGTGCTGCGATTTGCAGGGATCGCAATCGTTACGCTACTGTCCTTTGCGCTTTTATTCCTCCCAATTATGGCGGGAACCTTCTACGACACTTATCGCAACATACAGCTTCCTTCTGATGTGTCACTACCACCATTGCTCCAGAACTCCCCGATACAGCTCTCCGAAAAGGCGTGGTACTATCCATATCTGGTTCAGCTCACTCAGGTCATACACCGAGTCCTGCCCTTCGACCGTGGACTCTGGGAGGACAAAGTCGCCAACTACTGGTGCGCACTTCACACTTCAGGACTGTGGAAACTGGATCGAAGCAAAGCAGGACAAGCCAGATTACAATCGACCGCTTTACAGTGGACCGTATTATCACAGGTCATCCCTTGTGCAGTGATATTCTTCAAGCCAAAGAAGAACCTAATTCCGGTGGCCTTCGCTGCGGCGTCATGGGGCTTCTTCCTCTTCTCGTACCAGGTACACGAGAAGAATGTACTACTCCCATTGCTCCCGATGACACTGCTGCTGGCAACGAAGGACGGTATGAAGCCGAGGATTCGTGCTTGGGTAGGCTATGCGAACCTGCTAGCAACCTGGACTCTGTTTCCACTTCTCCACAAGGACGAGCTCAGGATACCATATGCAGTACTAACACCACTCTGGGCATTTCTGCTCGGTCTACCGCCATTCTCCATCAGTGCTTACACCACATCGGCCGAAGACGGCGGTCTCGACATTCTCTCGAAGCTCATTCACTTGGGAACTTATGCTGCGGCTCTGCTATGGCACGTTGGCGAGCTCTTCATTCTACCACCCACCAACAAACCGGATCTTTGGGTCGTTGGCAATGTCGCACTCGGCGCGTCTGGATTCTTCATCACCTACTTGTGGTGTCTCTGGCAACTGCTGAGTGACCACGGTAAGCAGTTGCAGCCCGTTCCGAGCTTGAAACTTCACTGACACTTTCCTGCCACAGACTTTCTAGTGATGGTTGGTCTCGCTAACCGCGAGACTCGCCCCAAGGTGTCCAGAATATCAAAGAAAGGAGATTAGGGAATCAAGAATGCGGCATTTTGGATGCTTGTGACTGGAAGTGAGTACATACCTGCTCAAATGCAGAGGAAGGTTCACAAGGCGATGGAGCGATTCAATTCCCAGCATAGCGAGCAAGCCGCGGGTGTGGCGACCCCAGCGCAGAACGAAGATGATCGAATGGAGGTAGTTACGCGGCGCTCCGGTTCTCCAGCTGACGACTGAGCAGTGTGATCGCAGGTCtcaaggagaagtatagagTAGAATCCTTCCATCGTTGGCTGTATGTACAATACTGTACACTGTTGTACACTGAGCATTTCATCCCCTCTTGCTGCGCGCGCCTCTACTGTATCGTCATGCCCCCATGTACCCCGTCTTGAACGCCGTCCCTATGCATGTAATGTACACCTCTTGCCTCCACATCCGTGAGATGGTCATTGCTCACGCAATGTTGAACCCATAACTCTGCATACAACTCCTGTACTTGCTGACCATATCTTTACATGCCTCTTGAGGATCGGAGGCCGTGGAGAAGAGCATGCATTCGTCGCGGGCAGATTTCTCGTCTTTGCAGACGCAGCAGGGCTGGAAGAGTGTTTAGTCAGTCACAGAGCTGGGCGAGGCGTTGTGGGCATAAGATGCGATGGCGGAGATGCGGGGGAAGAACCGTAAGGGAGGTCCAGCATTGATGTTATGATTGTGTTTGTGCGCTGGTTTGCGCACTTTTTCATCGTGGTTGCATGCATACCTTAACCTTGCCAGCGGTCTCTCCCTGCGGTTTTAAATCCGATGCGGCGTTGTTCAGCGTCGCGAGCGTTGTGGTGTTTGTGGGCATTATGTTGACTGCGCCGGTGGGTTGAGGTGCATCCGTCGAGGCAGAGCTGCCGAAGATGTTGAAGCCGAACATGATTGTGGTATGGCGTTGGTGGGTGAACAGAAGGAAAATTGTTTGAACATGCGATCCAGAGTCGTGAAATCGTCATTCACTTTGTCAGCACGCGGTGTTTAGAGTTTGGGTAGCGTGGCTGCAAGGGCGGCGGCGTCAAGGGCCGAGGCGTTGCCAGGGTGTTGGAATTTCGAGAATCACCCCACTATAAACATCGTCCCTCGGTGTTTCTCTCAATACCACTTTTGCATTGATTCGGCTGAACAAGAAGTCTCCACGCCACTCATACGCGACGCTCACCTGCAAGACACATACCATGGCCAAGGTCTTTTCACTCAAAGGGCAAGCCCTCAAGCTCGATTCCGCCGCAGACCTCGAGAAGCACATCGGCCCGCTCCAAGAGCAAGACATCGAAGAGTTCCATCTAGAAGGCAACACCATTGGTGTAGAAGCCTCGGAGGCTCTAGCCAAGATCCTCGAGACGAAGAAGTCTCTCAAGTTCGCCAACCTCGCCGACATCTACACCGGACGACTCCTCTCCGAAATCCCCAAGTCTCTCGATGCGCTCCTCACAGCACTTCTAAAGTGTCCGAACCTCCACACGATCAACCTCAACGACAATGCGTTTGGTCTCAACACTGTCGAGCCGCTCCGGCCTTTCCTGAGCAAGCACACGCCTCTTCAACACCTTTACCTCAACAACAATGGTCTTGGGCCTGCTGCAGGCGCACTGGTAGCAGAGGCACTCGAGAAGTTGGCGGAGAACAAAGCTGCAGCACGCAAGGAGGGTAAAGATGTTCCAGATCTCGAGACAGTTGTCTGTGGGCGGAACAGACTCGAGACGGGCAGCATGGCAGCGTGGGTGAAGGCATACACAGCGAACAACAAGGTCAAGACAGTCAAGATGGTGCAGAACGGTATCAGGCAAGAGGGAATTGCTACGCTACTGCAACATGGGCTGTCGAATTGCAAAGCACTGGATACACTCGACCTCCAGGACAACACCTTCACTGCACTTGCCTCGAAATCCCTTGCTGCTGTCGTACCAAGCTGGACCGAGCTTCGCGAACTGGCTGTGGGTGACTGTCTGCTATCAGCACGAGGAGGACGTTTTCTAGGTCAAGCTCTGTCCAAGGCAGGGAACAAGAAACTCGAGGTCTTGCGGTTGCAGTACAACGAGATCGATACGAGGGGTCTCAAGGCTATCTCCGATGCCGCATCGCAGAGCGGTGCGCTTCCACGGTTACGACGAGTCGAGCTGAATGGCAACAAGTTCAGCGAGGATGACGCAAGTATAGAGAGCTTGAGGGAGCTGCTTGAGAAGCGTAAGGATGAGAGTGCTGAGGACTACCCAGGTGTTGACGAGGACGATGAGGATGCGTGGGGTCTTGATGAGCTCGATGAACTGGATGATGAGGATGACGAGGAGGAGGGAGGTGATGAAGGTGAAGATGATGACGAGGAGGATGCTAAGGAGGAGAAAATTGTCAACGAGGCGGACGCTGCCGAGGACGAACCAGTGCCTCAGAAGCAGGATAAGGATGTTGACGATCTTGCTGCTGCTCTTGGCAAGGCCGAGATCAAATAGGCGGCGAAAAGTCTTGAGAACGACAAAGCACTACTGGTGGCTTGGGATAAGACAAATTGAGAGAAGCATTGACGCGCTCTGCAGAAAAGATTGGCGGCATCCGGCCAATTGCTTGTGGCGTGTGCTTGTTATGATACCAACGCATCATGGCGGAAATGAGATAGCATGGCAGGGAAATGCATAGATTTACAGCTTACACAATCGTAGTCCGCCCCCCCCCCCCGTCGCCCTCGTACACGTGTATCGAATGAGTCCGTAGCATCGGACCAAGGTGCCTTTGATATTGTGAAGGGAGCTGAGATCTCATACTTATACCCGCATTACCGGTACGGCACTATGAGCGACGAGAGCGGGCAAGGGCTGTGCATAGAGTTGAGTGCCGCCGATCGCGTCGTCTACCTTTGGCAAAAACATCATTGCTCAACCCGTCTGGTGTCCCGAAGCGATGTATAGATCATAGCGAGCTATGCCAAGCGCTCGCGGGTCGCCTTGTCTCCGTGATCACAAGGAAATGATCGCAAACGCTGGGTGGATGCGTATGTGGCTTGATCTCGGTGGTCACATGTGACAGGAGCTAGTCAATTCTTTTTTCTCTTAATCGAGCACGAAAAGACAATTTCAGGAGGACGAAGGATGAAGTACAAAACAGGAGCAGCAGCAAAAACGAACAATCACAATCACAATCACCCTGAGCCCAATGGTACAAGAGACGTCGCCTGCCCGATTCACGACATCAAATCTCGTGCAATGGAGAAAAGCGTACACTTGATTATATGGTCTTCCGACCTCGCCATCGAGCCGAGAACGAGTGTCGATGGGGCGTGGTTGTTGATGGTACATATAGCTAGCTGGGTGCTTGTCTGGCAAGCATGTGAGAGCTTGTCATGTTAGTTGTCAGCTCACTGTGCCGCCATGTGAGGGCCCCGAGTTGATTTGTGTCATCGACTGGACGACTCTGCTGAAGATGATTGTCGAGAGTCATGCTGATGGTGTCTGTGGACGTAGCTTTTCTGGGCTGATATGCGTAGACCGCGACAGTGTCACGAGCGCGGCTTTGATATGTTTGTTCATTGCTGGGTCACGATGAAATAGCTCGCTGGCGCATAATGGGAGGTATCAGACATCGCGGCGCAACAGCGAATCTCACACAATCGTGGCCAGAATACACACAAAAGCAAGACTCAGTCGATAGCTCTGGGCTTTTCTGTGTCGATTTGTATAGTGCAGCGCGCTCCACGAGCTCAATATCTACAAAAGCTCCCACCGCCCCTCCACCATGCAAGCCTGCTCCCACGCCAGCAACCACTCCTGCACAAACTGTAATTCCTGCGCCTGTACATCTACAATCCGATGCGGAGGCAGCGTCGCGGTCGTCTCATTCGGGAAAAGACCATTCTCATCCCAATGGTGCACAGCTTCCGCGATTAGGATGAAGGGCTCGCTTGCCGTACTCATCCGCTCCTTAGCACCAAACTCGAAGCCATGAGGAGTCGATGGCTTCCACGGATCCCAATCTCCATCGACGATCGCGAGACGTGGGTAGGAGATGTTGTAGCCTCCGTACTTGTTGACGGTTGATATATCTGGTGGAGTGGTGATGTTGAAGGCGGCGCGGCAAATGAGGCTTTGGTCTTCGAGGGTCATGAGTCGCGATACGATAGGGGCGCCGTATTCTGGTGGTGTGTTGCCGGTCTGGAGGAAACCCCATTCTGTGCAGTACTGGTATGGCCAGGATTTGTAGTTTGCGTCTTCGATGGTGGTGAGGTCGTAGTAGGTTTGGTTGTGGCGGCCGAAGCATGAGTCTGCGGTTCCGTCGCAGGATGCTAGGAAGGAGGTGTTGAAGTAGCCGATCATGTTCAGCATGGCGGTCTCGAGGGACTTGTTGGTGCTGGCGCCGCTCTCGTCGATCAGGTTGGTGACGTTTGAACGTCTGCTCTCCAGACCAGGGTATAGAGCCTCTGCGGAGGTGATGTTGTTGCAGTATCGATAGAAAGAATCGCTAGAGACCGCCGGGTCCCAGTTCAGCGACTGCCACGAGATGGCGCTGCCCAGATAGTTGGCGAAGTCAACATCGTACGTAAGGTCCGCCACGTCGAAGGCCGCCTTGAGCTGCATGGGGAGATCTGTACTGTTCTTGCCGATGAGGATGCCATCCACAACGCTGATCAAGTCTCGCTGTGTCGCGATACAGTGCTGTGGGGCGTGCTCTATGATGGGCTGGTAGTACTGCCAGTAGTCCCAGATAG contains the following coding sequences:
- a CDS encoding putative dolichyl pyrophosphate Man9GlcNAc2 alpha-1,3-glucosyltransferase; its protein translation is MANSHRPRKRRRNEISSSSSNGTIAVDPATKRDTPAFPLVAFLWPAKGNTVSQWVVLPCVLLVIGLFRWCTAIWPYSGMGVPPLFGDFEAQRHWLEITIILPVTHWYFHDTTWWGLDYPPLTAYHSWILGQVGSFINKDWFALYQSRGLETPDLKVFMRATVYVSEHLVYVPAVIICVRNLAKLHTINSWESTIALTAILMQPATILIDHGHFQYNTVMLGLIVAAISSMIAGRNLWACIFFVGALGFKQMALFYALIVAAYLAGSCVSPKLNVLRFAGIAIVTLLSFALLFLPIMAGTFYDTYRNIQLPSDVSLPPLLQNSPIQLSEKAWYYPYLVQLTQVIHRVLPFDRGLWEDKVANYWCALHTSGLWKLDRSKAGQARLQSTALQWTVLSQVIPCAVIFFKPKKNLIPVAFAAASWGFFLFSYQVHEKNVLLPLLPMTLLLATKDGMKPRIRAWVGYANLLATWTLFPLLHKDELRIPYAVLTPLWAFLLGLPPFSISAYTTSAEDGGLDILSKLIHLGTYAAALLWHVGELFILPPTNKPDLWVVGNVALGASGFFITYLWCLWQLLSDHDFLVMVGLANRETRPKVSRISKKGD
- a CDS encoding Cytochrome c oxidase copper chaperone: MFGFNIFGSSASTDAPQPTGAVNIMPTNTTTLATLNNAASDLKPQGETAGKVKPCCVCKDEKSARDECMLFSTASDPQEACKDMVSKYRSCMQSYGFNIA
- a CDS encoding Ran GTPase-activating protein 1 → MAKVFSLKGQALKLDSAADLEKHIGPLQEQDIEEFHLEGNTIGVEASEALAKILETKKSLKFANLADIYTGRLLSEIPKSLDALLTALLKCPNLHTINLNDNAFGLNTVEPLRPFLSKHTPLQHLYLNNNGLGPAAGALVAEALEKLAENKAAARKEGKDVPDLETVVCGRNRLETGSMAAWVKAYTANNKVKTVKMVQNGIRQEGIATLLQHGLSNCKALDTLDLQDNTFTALASKSLAAVVPSWTELRELAVGDCLLSARGGRFLGQALSKAGNKKLEVLRLQYNEIDTRGLKAISDAASQSGALPRLRRVELNGNKFSEDDASIESLRELLEKRKDESAEDYPGVDEDDEDAWGLDELDELDDEDDEEEGGDEGEDDDEEDAKEEKIVNEADAAEDEPVPQKQDKDVDDLAAALGKAEIK
- a CDS encoding putative extracellular serine carboxypeptidase — protein: MYASSVFFESWRISSSDLGFDYAEHKHPITTLAKRAGEDPLQILYPEHWIDVPVDHFQNETKYEPHDHTTFQLRYWFDAQHYQPGGPVFVLQSGETSGTDRLPFLQKGIVAQITKATNGLGVILEHRYYGTSFPVKNLTTENFRFLTTAQAMADMAYFAQNVEFPGVKGNLTSDKVPWIAYGGSYAGAFVAFLRKQYPDVYWGAISSSGVTEAIWDYWQYYQPIIEHAPQHCIATQRDLISVVDGILIGKNSTDLPMQLKAAFDVADLTYDVDFANYLGSAISWQSLNWDPAVSSDSFYRYCNNITSAEALYPGLESRRSNVTNLIDESGASTNKSLETAMLNMIGYFNTSFLASCDGTADSCFGRHNQTYYDLTTIEDANYKSWPYQYCTEWGFLQTGNTPPEYGAPIVSRLMTLEDQSLICRAAFNITTPPDISTVNKYGGYNISYPRLAIVDGDWDPWKPSTPHGFEFGAKERMSTASEPFILIAEAVHHWDENGLFPNETTATLPPHRIVDVQAQELQFVQEWLLAWEQACMVEGRWELL